In the genome of Microbacterium endophyticum, one region contains:
- a CDS encoding TetR/AcrR family transcriptional regulator: MSTQQAPRRARRDARDNRTGILSAATETIARNPHASIDEIARNAGLSRRALYGHFDDREALVREVISAGAVRFNAIATEISAQSQATDSRITLARLTSRLWKEASHVQVSAAVALDDAHINDTAEALAPLRSELLQVVATGQAAGHLRTDVTAPTLARLLEETARMMVTRIDTAPEPQLSLAVRTVLSVAGLSWREAAELVHEHSDLMETN, translated from the coding sequence GTGAGCACACAACAGGCACCTCGGCGCGCTCGGCGCGATGCGCGCGATAACCGAACCGGAATCCTCTCGGCCGCGACCGAAACAATCGCGCGAAACCCGCACGCGTCAATTGACGAGATCGCTCGAAACGCTGGGCTCTCGCGGCGTGCGCTCTACGGGCACTTCGACGACCGTGAAGCCCTAGTGCGCGAAGTAATTTCTGCTGGCGCCGTGCGCTTCAACGCAATCGCCACCGAAATCTCGGCGCAGTCGCAAGCAACCGATAGCCGCATCACGCTCGCCCGCCTCACTTCGCGGTTGTGGAAAGAGGCATCGCACGTGCAAGTGTCCGCGGCGGTCGCTCTCGATGATGCGCACATCAACGACACCGCAGAAGCCCTCGCTCCGCTGCGGAGCGAGCTACTGCAGGTAGTGGCAACCGGGCAGGCAGCCGGACACCTGCGTACCGACGTCACCGCCCCCACTCTCGCTCGGCTGCTCGAAGAAACTGCGCGCATGATGGTGACACGGATCGATACGGCGCCCGAGCCACAGCTTTCTCTCGCGGTCCGCACAGTACTTTCGGTCGCCGGGCTCTCATGGCGAGAGGCGGCCGAACTCGTGCACGAGCACTCCGACCTCATGGAGACGAACTGA
- the argG gene encoding argininosuccinate synthase, with protein MSKVLESLPIGERVGIAFSGGLDTSVAVAWMREKGAVPFTYTGDLGQYDEDDIESIPGRALEYGAEASRLIDCRRALVEEGFVALSCGAFHIRSGGRTYFNTTPLGRAVTGTLLVRAMKEDGVDIWGDGSTYKGNDIERFYRYGLLANPRLRVYKPWLDADFVTELGGRTEMSEWLTARDFPYRDSAEKAYSTDANIWGATHEAKTLEQLDVSLEIVEPIMGVRFWDPEVEIETEDVTITLEAGRPVAINGDTFGGDPVELVKAANTIGGRHGLGMSDQIENRIIEAKSRGIYEAPGMALLFVTYERLVSAILNEDTLATYHEQGRRLGRLMYEGRWLEPQSLMLRESIQKWVGSTITGSVTLRLRRGEDYTILETSGAGLSYAAEKLSMERVGDAAFGPTDRIGQLTMRNLDIADSRSRLEQYASLGLIGGATGELVGELERGGAEEITEHATNRSAEREELADAVDEASEAAAFDSGTD; from the coding sequence ATGTCGAAGGTACTTGAATCCCTGCCCATCGGCGAGCGCGTCGGAATTGCATTCTCTGGAGGTCTCGATACCTCTGTCGCGGTCGCATGGATGCGCGAGAAAGGCGCCGTGCCGTTCACCTACACAGGTGACCTCGGTCAGTACGACGAAGACGACATCGAGTCGATCCCCGGACGAGCACTCGAGTACGGTGCCGAGGCATCTCGCCTCATCGACTGCCGCCGGGCCCTCGTAGAAGAGGGCTTCGTCGCGCTCTCATGCGGTGCATTCCACATCCGCTCCGGTGGACGCACGTACTTCAACACAACCCCCCTCGGTCGCGCCGTCACCGGCACGCTCCTCGTACGTGCCATGAAAGAAGACGGCGTCGACATCTGGGGCGATGGGTCGACCTACAAGGGCAATGACATCGAGCGCTTCTACCGCTACGGTCTGCTGGCAAACCCCCGTCTCCGCGTGTACAAGCCGTGGCTCGACGCTGACTTCGTCACCGAGCTCGGCGGACGCACCGAAATGAGCGAGTGGCTCACCGCACGTGACTTCCCCTACCGTGATTCCGCAGAGAAGGCGTACTCGACCGACGCGAACATCTGGGGCGCGACCCACGAAGCGAAGACACTCGAGCAGCTCGATGTGTCACTTGAAATCGTCGAGCCCATCATGGGAGTGCGCTTTTGGGATCCCGAAGTGGAGATCGAAACCGAAGACGTCACGATCACCCTTGAAGCGGGGCGCCCTGTCGCCATCAACGGCGACACATTCGGCGGCGACCCGGTTGAACTCGTGAAGGCGGCGAACACCATCGGTGGTCGTCACGGTCTCGGCATGAGCGACCAGATCGAGAACCGCATCATCGAAGCGAAGTCGCGCGGAATCTACGAAGCTCCAGGTATGGCGCTCTTGTTCGTCACCTACGAGCGTCTCGTGAGTGCAATTCTCAACGAGGACACGCTTGCGACGTACCACGAACAGGGGCGACGCCTCGGTCGTCTCATGTACGAGGGTCGCTGGCTCGAGCCGCAGTCGCTGATGCTCCGCGAATCGATTCAGAAGTGGGTCGGTTCGACGATTACCGGTTCTGTCACGCTGCGACTGCGTCGCGGTGAGGATTACACGATCCTCGAGACCTCCGGCGCCGGACTCTCGTACGCGGCTGAGAAACTGTCGATGGAGCGCGTCGGCGATGCAGCGTTTGGCCCGACCGACCGAATTGGTCAGCTCACGATGCGAAACCTCGACATCGCGGATTCCCGCTCGCGCCTGGAGCAGTACGCTTCACTCGGCCTCATCGGTGGCGCGACCGGAGAACTCGTCGGTGAGCTCGAGCGCGGCGGAGCCGAAGAAATCACCGAGCACGCGACGAACCGCAGCGCAGAACGCGAAGAACTCGCAGATGCCGTGGATGAGGCATCCGAGGCTGCAGCGTTTGATTCCGGCACCGACTAA